CGGTCCTGGTCGGCTTCGCGCCGCTGCGGCGAGCATTCACCCTGACCCAAGGTCAACCTCAACCGTGATCTGGCTCACAGCCGCACCGGAGCTCCGGTGCGGCTGGGCAGATCACTCAGCTTCGAGGCACGCAGGCGGAGATCGCGCGGGTCAGCTTCCGGACGCGGGCATCGCCGCCGGGCGGGCCGAGGTGGGCGGCCGAGGTGGTGTAGCCGAACGCGAGCCTGTGGGCGGGATCGGCGAAGGCCATGGCGCAGCCGAGGCCGTGATGGCCGGACGCCGCGCTACTGGAACCGGCTTGGAGCACCTCGAAGCCCCGGCTGAAGTGCTGCTCGATCGCCATGGCCGGGGCACTGAGCACGACGTCCGGCCCTGCGATCCGCGCGACGGTGAGGTCCCGCAGTGTGTCCGCGGAGAGCGCGGTCGGCAGCCAGGCGTGGAGGCGGGCGAGGCCGCGGGCGTTGGTGTAGCCGTTCGAGGCGATGATCGGCACGCCACGCAGGGCGGGATCGCGGGGCAGGGCGAAGGCGTCCTCGGGCCGGCGCCCCGCGCGCAGGTCCACCACGCATTCGCCGGCAGCGTAGACGCAACAGTCCGCCGATCCGTGCTCCGTTGCCCCGGAGGCTTCTAACGCTGCCCGGACGGGCTCGTATCCGACGGCCACGGTGCCTTCGACGCTCACGGTCATGTCGATCCCTCCCGCGCCACGCGAGGTGGCGGACGGGTGGCGAGCGACGCGGCCACGCCTTCGGCCGCCCACTGCTCGATCCGTGTGTCCGTGCCAGCCTCAGGAGCGTCGCCCGATGCCGGCCGAACCTCCAGCAGGCCCTCAGCCACGTGCTTCCGCGATCCGCTCACCCCGGAGAAGCCACCGGCCAGGAACAGCTCTCGCGCGGCCTGCCGAGATGCCCGCCCCCATCCATCTTGGCCTGCTTCACGTGGGCACGGCACCGAACCCTCTGGGCCTGCGAGAGAACGTCAATTATCTTCCTATCGGACGCGCTCACCATGGCAACGGCCGCACCATTGCGGGGGTCCGGTGCGAATTCACTTCACCAGCGCCGATCTGGCACGCACTCATCTGGCCCATGGGCCGGACGTCATGTGGGAAATAGTCAACAGCCTCCAGGCCCTGCAGGCGGGTTATGGCAAAAGCGCGCTGCGCGATTGGAGACGCAGCACCGCCCACGCGCTGTACCGCATCGGCCTGGCCGGCCGGGTCCGCGACCGCCTGTTCACCATCGCCCCGCACGCCACCTATTTCCCCGATCTGCTGACCCCGGTCGAGGGCGGGCTGGGCCTGGAGGAGGCGCTGGAGGCCGTCCTGAGTACGCCCAGAACGCGGCTGCGCGCCGAGATGGCGCCGCTCGAGGGCGCTCCCGGCGCGGCGTCGTGGCTGGACGATCTGAGCGCGGGCAGGCCGCGCGCCCTGGCCGAACTCGGCGAGACCCTGACCGCCTACTACCGGGGCGGTGTCGAACCTCATTGGGACCTGGTGCGCGCGTCCGTCGACGGCGACCTCGTCGAACGCCGCCAGAGTCACACCCATGGCGGCGTCCACGCGCTGCTCGACGGTCTGCGGCCGATGGCGTCCTGGCGGTTCCCGGTCCTGGAGATCGCCGGACATCCGTCCGACCGCGACGTCCACCTGAAGGGACGCGGCCTGCTGCTGATCCCCTCCTACTTCTGCCGCCTGCATCCCGTCACGATCTTCAACGGCGCCCTGCCCCAGGTCCTGGTCTTCCCCGTCCGGCGACCGGACGCGCGGGTGCCTCCGGGGAACGCCGCAGCGACGGGACGCCTGCTCGGAGACACCCGGGCGGCCGTCCTTCGGGCCGTGGGGGCCGGCTCGACGACGAGCGACCTGGCCCGCCGGCTGGGGGTCACCCCGGCGACGATCAGCCACCACACCGGGGTGCTGCGCGACGCCGGCCTGATCCGCAGCCGCCGATCGGCCACCACGGTGACGCACAGCCTCACCTCCCTGGGCTGGTCGCTCCTCCACCGCGGTGGCCATGACCGGGGCGCCACCTGGTCCAAGCCCGCCAGCGGCCCGCGTCGGCAGGGTCGATGACGTGGCAGGGGTGGAGGGGCCGAATTGATCGAGTCGCATGGGCGGCCCGGTGTGCACGGTCGCCTTGTGTTCACCTTCGCCATGGTCGGCTTCCCCCACGTTGGGGATTGGGGTGGGGACCTGGACATGGCTGGGCTGAACCGCGTCGGCCAGCGTCGCGAGATCCCCCAACCGGACGGTAGCGTCGATGGCCCTGGTGGCCACCGTGCCACCAGACAGACGTGCCACCGGGCGCACCCACCGGGCGCACCACCAGACGCGCCACCAAGCGCGCGTCACCGGCGTCTCCCGACAGCACGGCACAGCAGCCGGGATGACCTCATGCCATGATCGCGGGCCATGAACCCGACACGTGACGCCGCGCTTGCGTTGTGTGCGCGACCGTGAACGATCGAGCGGATGCCGAGCTGCAATGCGATCGAAAATCCCGGCCCGCACGAAGCCGCATATCTCAGGATTTATCAGCGAGGTTCAGGCGGCCGAATGGAGTTCGAGCCCGTGAGCGCTCCGGCCGCGTTCCAGATCCTTACTCTTGATGTTTTGTCGAACATTGAGCCCTTGCCTCCACATCGATCCATTTAGCGGACAAGAATGCGGCAAGAACACCGTCATCACAGAAGTCCCGGCCATGCTGATCTACGCTTCCCGCATGGCTTTTCTCATCCCGGAGATCAAGGTCGGCCTGGCCGAGCTCGGCGGCGGGCCTGCCACCCGGTGCTCGAAATGCGGCGAACGCGCGACCCTCTACTACGTCGACCCGGCGGACGGCAGCTCCACCTACGTCTGCACGGCCGACGCCGGCCCCGAGGTGGAGGCCATGCTGCTGCGGTCCGCCGATTAACCGGGACAAAAGCCACCGGCACCAGAATTCCGCCAGACGCCGTGCCACTCAGCCTGCGGGACGGCCGACGGTGGGCGTCGACGGAGCGCTGAGCGCACTGGGGCGCCGGACGGCCCGGGGACGGTGCTCGGTGCTGAGGGCGGGGTCAGGGGTGCGGGGCCAGGCCGTGCTCGTAGGCGTAGATCACGGCACGCACCCGCGTGGACAGCCCCAGCTTGCGCAGAAGACTCGCGACATGGTTCTTCACCGTGCCTTCCTCGATGGTCAGGGCTCGGGCGATCTGCGCGTTGCTCAGCCCGCGGGCCAGCTGCCGCAGCACCTCAAGCTCGCGAGTGGTGAGCCGCTGTTGCGCGTCGGCGGGGGACGCGGGTGACAGGCTCGCGAAGCGGTGGATCAGCCGGGTGGTGACCTGAGGGTCCACCAGCCCGTGCCCGCGATGCAGCGCTCGCACCGCCTCCAGGAGCAGCTCAGGGTCGCTGTCCTTGAGCAGGAAACCCGAAGCCCCCGACTGCAGCGCCCCGAAGAGGTATTCGTCGGTGTCGAACGTCGTCAGCGCGAGCATCCTCGGCGGAGCCTCCACGGCGGCCAGTTGCCGGATCGCGGAGATCCCGTCGACGTACGGCATGCGCAGGTCCAGCACCACCACGTCGGGACGTCGCCACAGCGCCTGGTGGACGGCCTCGGCCCCGTCGGCCGCCTCACCGACCACCGCGATGTCGGGCTCGCCGTCCAGCGTCACGCGCAAGGCGTCGCGTATGGCCGGTTGATCGTCGGCGATCACCACCCGGATCGTCACGCCGCCTTCCTCTCCCCGGCGGGGCCGATCGGCACGACGGCCTCCACCCGCCAGCCATGATGCTGCTGCGGGCCTGCCGTGAAGGTGCCGCCATGCCGGTCCACGCGTTCGCGCATGCCTCTGATGCCCCGGCCCTCCGCTCCGGTACGGCCGTGGCCGTCGTCGGTGATCGTGACCGTCACGGCGGCCGGGTCGCACAGCAGGTGCACGTCGACGTGGCTGGCTCCGGAATGGCGGGCGGCGTTGGTGAGTGCTTCTTGTACGACGCGGTAGACCGTGTGGCCGACAGCGGGTGGCGGCGTGACGCCGGAGCCGGCGCGGTGGAGCGAGATGGGCAGCCGTGGGGTGGAGATCCGCTCGGCCAGACTCTCGAGATCTTCCAGGTCCGGTCCGGTGGGAGTCTCACGTAGTGCGTCGAGAAGGGTGCGTACCTCGGTCAACGCGGTCGCCGACAGCTCGGCGATGGTGCCCAGTGCCCTGTCGGCGGTCTGCGCCTGGCCGCGCAGCGCCCGGCGGGTGGCGGTGGCCTGCATGCGGATGGCGGTGAGGTGGTGACCGACGCTGTCGTGGACGTCGCGGGCGAGGGCGGCGCGTTCTTCGGCCATGGCGCGGTTGGCCTCCGCCATGGCGCGGCCGGCTTCGGCCATGGCTCGGCTGGCCTCGGCGTGGTCGAGTCGTGCCTCCTGCGCGGCCCGCTCGCCGTGCAGCCGCAGGGCCAGGCCGACCGCGACCGGAGCCACCCCCATGATGACCAGGTCGGTGACCACGGAGAGCCCCGCCTGGCCCTGCGGGATGAGCAGGCCGTAACCAGTGGTCCAGCCGATCGACAGGCCCATCACCAGCCAGGCGCGGCGCGGCAGTCGGAAGGCCGCCACGCCGAACATGACCATGGTGACCAGCCGGCCCTGCCAGCCCGGGATCATCAGCCCGAACAGGGCGATCGCCGCTGACAGCAGCGCTCCTGTCAGCGGGAGGCGGGCACGCAGCGTCAGGGGCAGCGCCGCGGCGAGGCCGGCGCCCGCCACCAGAGGGAGCGCGGACCACGGCGGCTCGCCGTCGAACACGGTGAATGCGGTGAGCGCGGCCGCGGCCACGAGCACGAGGAGACCCTCTCTGGCGTACACAGCGGCAACGCTACTTCGCCGGGCCGCAGGAAATGCCGCGCGGCGGTAGTTGCCCCGTGGTCAGGTAGCGGTGCGCGTGCTCGCGTACGCACGGGTGGCCGGAGAGGTAGAGCGCATGCCCGCCGATGGCCGTCAGCAGGCGGGACCCGGGAAGCTGGGCGGCCAGCCGGCGGCCGTCCGCGACCGGGGTGTTGTCGTCGTGCTCGCCGCCCGCGATGAGCACGGGCGGCAGGCCCGGCGCCTTGATGGGGTGAGGCGCGTACGTCCGGGTCGGCGGGAGGCCGGCGCAGTGGTTGGCCATCGGCCACACGGCCCGCCACCCGATGTGCGGCAGCTCGCGACGCAGGACCCCCTCCAGTTTCTTGATCTGCTTGTAGCCGGGATAGGGCAGATCCGCGCAGATGATGACGCGCGACAGGTCGGGGTCCGGTGCTCCTTCCACCTTGGTGAAGAACGAGGCGTCACCGGCCTGCGCCCGCGCGAGCCCGGCGGCAAGGCGCCCCCAGGAGGCCTCGTGGCTGAAGAAGGCGCGGGAGGCGATCTGGGTGTCGCTGATGCCCACGCCGGGACCGGCCTCGGGAGCGGGGATGGGCTCGCGGCGGGCCTTGGCCATCACCTCGTCCCAGACGGCCACCGGATCCTTGCCGTGCAACGCGCAGGTGGCGGTGCTCTCGCACCAGGCGGCGAAGCGGTGGAAGTTGGCCTCCAGGGCCTTGGCGCGCGGCCGGAGCCAGGTGCGCAGGTCGGGGGTGGTGTGGTCGAAGACGCTGTCGAGATACATCCGGCCGACCTTGCGGGGGAACAACTCGGCGTAGGCCTGCCCGAGCGCGGTGCCGTGCGAGTTGCCCAGGTAGGTCAGCCTGGCCTGGCCCAGGGCCTTTCTGATCGCCTCCATGTCGTGCGCGATCTGCCAGGAGTTGAGGCTGCCCGACAGCGGCCCGGCCTCTCGGGCGCAGGCTTGCCCGAAGGCGCGGTTCTTCGCGGCGTACGCGTCGTACGCGCCCTGGTTCGGGAACACCCATTCGGTGGCGAACGGTGCGGGGACAGGGCAGTTGATCTCGCTGGACTCGCCGAACCCCCGAGGGTCGAAGATCACCACGTCGAACCATCTGGTCAGGTCCGCGAAGGACGCCTTCGCCTGGCGGAGCAGCGTGATCTGCTCGCCGGGCCCGCCGGTGTTGACCAGCAGCACGCCCTTCTTGCCGGCTTGGTCCTGGGCGGGCAGCTTGGCGAGGCCGATCGTCACTTGCTGCCCTGACCGGCGAGTCCAGTCGGCCGGCACCTGGATCTGTGCGCACTGCAGACCGTCTCCGCAGTCCTGCCATGGCAGCGGTGTGACCGGGGCCGTGATCGGAGCGAGGGCGGTGACCGCGCCGATGACGAGGGAGGCAACGACGTTCATGGTGGAAGGATCGCCGTGGCCATCTCATCCCCGCGTCCCTCTTTCTGCATATCTTTCGCGTGAGGAGGGGGCTGCGGGCTCGTCCGCGCAAGTTGCTCCCGCCCGCCGAGCGGCACCTGGAGCGCGCGCACATCCTCTCCCAGCCCTGGGACGCCACCTCGAAGGCAACACCGGCCGGGCCGGCGTCGGGCTCACCCAGCCCGAGCCCGCTCGCACGACGACTCCGCGTACCTGATCACGCCGCCGGTCGAGCAGCCGGGGCCGCCGCCGCGTCGACCCCGCTGACGGGCGGGGACCTCCCCGTGTCCTGTGACGGACAGCGGGACGGTTACTGCTTGGGCAGTTGACCTCAAGTGCGGTTGAGATTGGACGATGGCGGCTGGGGCCTGGCCCCTGCATCCGACCTTGAGGAGTACGCCCATGGAAAGCTCCGACACCGATGGCCGGACGACCGCGATCGGCAAGACGCTGGAAGGCCTGTCCGGCAAGGCCGAGCCCCGCATGACCGGGTGCCCGCCCACACCGTCGTCCGCGAGGTCCGTCCTGGGCCGCGGCGCCTCGAGGCCTGATCGCCCGATCCCTGCCGCCGGGCGGACCGGCCTCGCTCCATCAACCACGAACACTGTGCGGGACATTCATGAAGCTTGAGATGTACGCCGACGTGCTGTGCCCTTGGTGCTACATCGGCAAGAGACGCCTGACGGCCGCCTTGGCCCAGCGTTCCGGCCGCGACAACCTCGAGATCGTCTGGCGCGCCTACGAGCTCGCGCCGGACCAGGGCCGGACGCCCGGGCCGACCGCCTCGGAGGCCATGGCCGGCTGGTGGGGCGAGCAGGCGCAGGCCCGCATCGCGCGGATCCGGTCGCTGGGCGCGGCGGAAGGGCTGGAGCTGAACCTGCATCTGGCCCGCCCGGTGAACAGCTTCGACGCGCACCGGCTGGTCAAGCTGGCCGCCGATCGCGGCCGGGCCGATCAGCTGATGGAGCTGCTGCTGTACGCGTACCACACTGAAGGGAACAACGTGGCCGACCCGCAGGTCCTGCGGCGAGTGGGCGGCGCGGCCGGGCTGGATGGCGGGGAGGTGCGCGCAGTCCTGGACGGCGACGACTACGCGGAGGAGGTGCGCGCCGACCGGCGCCGCGCGGCGGAGCACGGCGTCACCGGCGTGCCCAGCCTGGTGATCGACGGCCGCCCGCCGGTCCCCGGTGTCCAGTCCGTCGCCGATCTGACAGGGCTCCTGCGGAACGAACCGACAGGTTCTGATCGAGCCTGACCGGACAGGCTGACAGAGATCCGGTCGCACCGCGCCGGCCGGGCCGTGATCGCGGGGGCGGGCCCAGGTGAGCGGGAGCCGCCGCGGCACCAGCCTCGCTGGAACGCGAACCGGCCGAGAGTCTCACGGCTCCCCCCGCACGGCCCACCGGCCCCCCGGCCGTCCTCGATCTTCACTAAGGTGCTCTCAGGAGTACGTCCAGGCGGCCATCACAGAATCGAGGTCGGTGCCCAGGTGGAAGCCGCAGTGAAGTGTCCCGACCTGTCGCGCGCCGCCCGGCTGACCACCCACAGTGCCGTCTCCACCTCCCTGGCCTTGTACAGCGATCGCGCCCTGAGCGAACTCGTGAACACGGCCGTGCCGCTCGGGTCAGGCATCGGCGGCACGTCGGCCCTGCTGGAGGTCGCCGGAAGCCCGGTCTTCGTCAAGCGGGTGCCTCTCACCGACCTGGAGGCAGCCTGAGCATGTCCACTCCACGGCGAACCTGTTCGACCTGCCCGTCTTCTGTCACTACGGCGTCGGCCTCATCGGCGGGCCGGGCTTCGGGGCCTGGAGGGAGCTGGCCGCGCACACCATGACGACGAACTGGGTGCTCGCGGCGGAACACGAGGGCTTCCCCCTGATGTACCACTGGCGGGTGCTGCCGGACTCGACGCCGCTGCCCGAGGAGCTGGCCGACATCGACCGGGCGGTCGCCTACTGGGGCGGCGGATCGCAGGTACGCCGCCGGATCGAGGCGCTGCGGCAGTCCTCGGCGAGCGTCGCGCTGTTCCTGGAGTACATCCCGCAGAACCTGCACCAGTGGCTGGGCACCCAGGTCGAGGCGGGAGACCAAGCCGCCGACCGCGCCTGCGCCATGGTGGAGAGGGAGCTGGCTGCCGGCATCTCGTTCATGAACAGCCGTGGCCTCCTGCACTTCGACGCGCACTTCGAGAACATCCTGACCGACGGCCGGCGCCTCTACTTCGCCGACTACGGCCTCGCGATCTCCTCGGGGTTCGAGCTGTCGCGGGACGAGGCCGACTTCTTCGGCCGGCATCAGAGCTACGACCGCTGCTATTCCGCCGCGTATCGGGTGAACTGGCTGATCACCGCTCTGTACGGACTGCGGAGAGAAGATCAAGAGGACCGCGACGAGCGGGTGCACGCCTTCGCGGAGGGCGAGCATCCCACGGGAATCCCGGCGGAGGCCGCAGCGATCATCGCCCGGCACGCACCGATCGCCGCAGTGATGTCCGATTTCTACCGCACGTTCCAGCGCCGGAGCAGGCGGGCCACCTACCCGCTTGAGAACTCCCGGCAGTGACACAGAGGGCGCGGCTTCCTGCTGCAGCGGCGGTACACATCACCACAACGCACGGTCAAGCTTCGGGAAACAGCAGCTAGGCACGCCCATTCCGGGAAACCTGCCACCGAAATGGGTGATGACATCGAAGCGGCCGGCAGGACGACCCCCGCGGTCGCCGTCCTCGACGGCACCGGCACGGTGACCGGCTGGACCCAGGCCGCCGAGGAGCTCACCGGCTACCTCGCCGCCGACATCCTCGGCCGCCCCATCGCCACCCTCCTCCCACCCGGCGGCGATGAACGACCTTTTACGCACCCGCCCCGTACAGCGAGGGTGGAGGTGCGGCGCCGCGACGGCGGAAGGGTCGCCGTGCGCGCCGAGGCCGCCCCGCTCATCCTCGGCGGCGACGGGCAGCGGTCCTGGCTGGTGTCGGCGGTCCCCGACACCGCCGATCCGTCCGCCGACCTGCTCAAGTCGCTCGTCAGCAGCTTCCCTGTCGCCATGGCCATCTGGGACGAGGACCTGCGCTGCGTCTGGTTCAACGAGGCGGCCGGGCAGCTCAGCGACGGTTACCCGTACTACCGGATCGGCCGCTCCCTGACCGAGACCGTCGACGGGATCGACACCCGGGCGGTGCAGGACGCGATGCGCGGGGTGCTCGCCGACGGCCGGCCCACGATCGACCGTGAGGCGCGCTGGTCCCACGCGGGTCGGGAGCGCACGCTGTCGATCTCGCTGCTGCCGCTGCAGGGCGCGGACGGGCGGACGATCGGCGTGTGCTCGGTGGCGCTGGACTTCAGCAACAGCAAGGCGCGGGACCACCTCACCCTGCTGCGCGAGGAAGGCGTCCGGCTCAGCAGCACGCTGGACGTCATGGACACCGCCCAGGCGCTGGCCGAGGTGGCCGTCCCGGTCCTGGCCGACTACGTGACCGTCGATCTGCCGGAGGCGATCCTGCCCGGCACCGAGCCGCAGCGGCGGCCGGGCGCCGAGCGGACCGGCGGCCCCGTGTTCCGGCGGGCCGGCGCGGCGTCCGTGCGGGAGGGGACGCCCGCGCCGCCCTGGGAGCGGGGGGAGCCCGTGTCCGTGCCGCCGCGATCCCCGTTCATGCGGGTCATGCAGGAACGGCGGCCGCACTTCGAGCCCGTGCTGGACACCTCGCCCGGCACCTGGCTGGAGCTGGACCCCGACCGGGCGCGGATCGTCCACGCCACCGGCATGCACTCGCTGATCGTCATCGCGCTGGAGGCGCGCGGCGACGTGCTCGGCGTCGCGGCGTTCGCGCGCACCTCGAACCCGGCGCCGTTCACCAGGGACGACCTGCTCCTGGCCGAGGAACTGGTCACGCGGGCCGCGCTGAGCCTGGACAACGCGCGCCAGTACACCCGCCAGCGGCTGACCGCACTCACGCTCCAGCGCGACCTGCTGCCGCACGACCTGCGCGGCAGCGGCACCGTCGAGGTGGCCTCGCGCTACCTGCCCTCCGACACGAACGAGGGGGTGGGCGGCGACTGGTACGACACCATCGGACTGCCCGGCGACCGCCTCGCCCTGGTCGTCGGCGACGTGACCGGGCACGGCATCAACGCCGCCGCCACCATGGGCCGCCTGCGCACCGCCGTGCACACCCTGGCCTACCTCGACCTGCCTCCGGACGAGCTGCTCACCCACCTCGACCGCCTGATCGCCAAGGACGCCCGCGGCCTCGACGCGACGGGCGCCACCTGCCTGTACGCGGTCCACGACCCGCGGACCGGCCGCTGCACCATGGCCACGGCCGGGCATCCGCCGCCCGCGATCGTGACCCCGTACGGCGAGGTGACGTTCCCGTCGCTGCCCGCCG
The nucleotide sequence above comes from Nonomuraea gerenzanensis. Encoded proteins:
- a CDS encoding serine/threonine-protein kinase: MTTNWVLAAEHEGFPLMYHWRVLPDSTPLPEELADIDRAVAYWGGGSQVRRRIEALRQSSASVALFLEYIPQNLHQWLGTQVEAGDQAADRACAMVERELAAGISFMNSRGLLHFDAHFENILTDGRRLYFADYGLAISSGFELSRDEADFFGRHQSYDRCYSAAYRVNWLITALYGLRREDQEDRDERVHAFAEGEHPTGIPAEAAAIIARHAPIAAVMSDFYRTFQRRSRRATYPLENSRQ
- a CDS encoding alpha/beta hydrolase, which gives rise to MNVVASLVIGAVTALAPITAPVTPLPWQDCGDGLQCAQIQVPADWTRRSGQQVTIGLAKLPAQDQAGKKGVLLVNTGGPGEQITLLRQAKASFADLTRWFDVVIFDPRGFGESSEINCPVPAPFATEWVFPNQGAYDAYAAKNRAFGQACAREAGPLSGSLNSWQIAHDMEAIRKALGQARLTYLGNSHGTALGQAYAELFPRKVGRMYLDSVFDHTTPDLRTWLRPRAKALEANFHRFAAWCESTATCALHGKDPVAVWDEVMAKARREPIPAPEAGPGVGISDTQIASRAFFSHEASWGRLAAGLARAQAGDASFFTKVEGAPDPDLSRVIICADLPYPGYKQIKKLEGVLRRELPHIGWRAVWPMANHCAGLPPTRTYAPHPIKAPGLPPVLIAGGEHDDNTPVADGRRLAAQLPGSRLLTAIGGHALYLSGHPCVREHAHRYLTTGQLPPRGISCGPAK
- a CDS encoding SpoIIE family protein phosphatase, which translates into the protein MGDDIEAAGRTTPAVAVLDGTGTVTGWTQAAEELTGYLAADILGRPIATLLPPGGDERPFTHPPRTARVEVRRRDGGRVAVRAEAAPLILGGDGQRSWLVSAVPDTADPSADLLKSLVSSFPVAMAIWDEDLRCVWFNEAAGQLSDGYPYYRIGRSLTETVDGIDTRAVQDAMRGVLADGRPTIDREARWSHAGRERTLSISLLPLQGADGRTIGVCSVALDFSNSKARDHLTLLREEGVRLSSTLDVMDTAQALAEVAVPVLADYVTVDLPEAILPGTEPQRRPGAERTGGPVFRRAGAASVREGTPAPPWERGEPVSVPPRSPFMRVMQERRPHFEPVLDTSPGTWLELDPDRARIVHATGMHSLIVIALEARGDVLGVAAFARTSNPAPFTRDDLLLAEELVTRAALSLDNARQYTRQRLTALTLQRDLLPHDLRGSGTVEVASRYLPSDTNEGVGGDWYDTIGLPGDRLALVVGDVTGHGINAAATMGRLRTAVHTLAYLDLPPDELLTHLDRLIAKDARGLDATGATCLYAVHDPRTGRCTMATAGHPPPAIVTPYGEVTFPSLPAGTPIGVGLGTFESRDLHLPAGTLLALYTDGLIETRQADLDAGMARLGDTLARAAPRAATLEQVCEAVIGSIVGDTPAEDDIALLLARIRDVS
- a CDS encoding response regulator, which codes for MTIRVVIADDQPAIRDALRVTLDGEPDIAVVGEAADGAEAVHQALWRRPDVVVLDLRMPYVDGISAIRQLAAVEAPPRMLALTTFDTDEYLFGALQSGASGFLLKDSDPELLLEAVRALHRGHGLVDPQVTTRLIHRFASLSPASPADAQQRLTTRELEVLRQLARGLSNAQIARALTIEEGTVKNHVASLLRKLGLSTRVRAVIYAYEHGLAPHP
- a CDS encoding DsbA family oxidoreductase, which codes for MKLEMYADVLCPWCYIGKRRLTAALAQRSGRDNLEIVWRAYELAPDQGRTPGPTASEAMAGWWGEQAQARIARIRSLGAAEGLELNLHLARPVNSFDAHRLVKLAADRGRADQLMELLLYAYHTEGNNVADPQVLRRVGGAAGLDGGEVRAVLDGDDYAEEVRADRRRAAEHGVTGVPSLVIDGRPPVPGVQSVADLTGLLRNEPTGSDRA
- a CDS encoding ArsR/SmtB family transcription factor, whose amino-acid sequence is MRIHFTSADLARTHLAHGPDVMWEIVNSLQALQAGYGKSALRDWRRSTAHALYRIGLAGRVRDRLFTIAPHATYFPDLLTPVEGGLGLEEALEAVLSTPRTRLRAEMAPLEGAPGAASWLDDLSAGRPRALAELGETLTAYYRGGVEPHWDLVRASVDGDLVERRQSHTHGGVHALLDGLRPMASWRFPVLEIAGHPSDRDVHLKGRGLLLIPSYFCRLHPVTIFNGALPQVLVFPVRRPDARVPPGNAAATGRLLGDTRAAVLRAVGAGSTTSDLARRLGVTPATISHHTGVLRDAGLIRSRRSATTVTHSLTSLGWSLLHRGGHDRGATWSKPASGPRRQGR
- a CDS encoding sensor histidine kinase codes for the protein MYAREGLLVLVAAAALTAFTVFDGEPPWSALPLVAGAGLAAALPLTLRARLPLTGALLSAAIALFGLMIPGWQGRLVTMVMFGVAAFRLPRRAWLVMGLSIGWTTGYGLLIPQGQAGLSVVTDLVIMGVAPVAVGLALRLHGERAAQEARLDHAEASRAMAEAGRAMAEANRAMAEERAALARDVHDSVGHHLTAIRMQATATRRALRGQAQTADRALGTIAELSATALTEVRTLLDALRETPTGPDLEDLESLAERISTPRLPISLHRAGSGVTPPPAVGHTVYRVVQEALTNAARHSGASHVDVHLLCDPAAVTVTITDDGHGRTGAEGRGIRGMRERVDRHGGTFTAGPQQHHGWRVEAVVPIGPAGERKAA
- a CDS encoding serine hydrolase family protein, whose protein sequence is MTVSVEGTVAVGYEPVRAALEASGATEHGSADCCVYAAGECVVDLRAGRRPEDAFALPRDPALRGVPIIASNGYTNARGLARLHAWLPTALSADTLRDLTVARIAGPDVVLSAPAMAIEQHFSRGFEVLQAGSSSAASGHHGLGCAMAFADPAHRLAFGYTTSAAHLGPPGGDARVRKLTRAISACVPRS